One stretch of Diadema setosum unplaced genomic scaffold, eeDiaSeto1 scaffold_25, whole genome shotgun sequence DNA includes these proteins:
- the LOC140245734 gene encoding uncharacterized protein, whose translation MSLIPPQLLQQRDPQVQHLAQLRERVAHARYHYNLVLAALAALVTDEGRREELLRRTRRRRWWMRPWIVQKPIYGQCEQLVEELRIENPADFKSFLRVEPDLFFKLRRSSIAAWPGASYNHR comes from the exons ATGTCGTTGATTCCACCTCAACTACTTCAACAACGAGATCCACAAGTCCAGCACCTTGCTCAGCTGAGGGAGAGGGTGGCGCACGCCCGTTACCATTATAATCTTGTGCTCGCAGCTCTCGCCGCCCTGGTGACAGATGAAGGAAGACGTGAGGAGCTCCTGCGAAGAACAAGAAGGAGGAGATGGTGGATGAGGCCGTGGATTGTCCAGAAACCAATCTATGGCCAGTGTGAGCAGCTCGTGGAGGAGCTCAGAATTGAAAATCCTGCAGACTTCAAGTCCTTCTTGCGGGTGGAGCCAGATCTTTTCTTCAAGCTG AGGCGGAGCTCCATTGCAGCCTGGCCTGGCGCTTCCTATAACCACCGGTAA